One Setaria italica strain Yugu1 chromosome I, Setaria_italica_v2.0, whole genome shotgun sequence DNA window includes the following coding sequences:
- the LOC101775160 gene encoding uncharacterized protein LOC101775160 — protein sequence MDHPWRFPAGADLCPVCSARHFPFCPPPPLPPHPFPYELHPPPPPPHPFPYDPHPPPPPPMWGPPAPGPHNPHPYEFAGGEGPHKRMRVGEAPPFDPYGFAPPPPPGRASVEGDRLLGLIRDHGHNPLPGSAWRGEPCPPDAGFGYGGVRCYPSPYPQGGDFANFNHAGRLPPPVPLHDMNHGFGQGFAPGGGPHEKYLDSADHRYCQFHPEELPGVPPPPPLPPYAETDAIPQPPEPPFPSHRDYRAAPPRPAANSSLFPVLSGSPAMAVIPPSSRTLPQAQSMPNANCYDGHINDEGQGLIYRPLSEQHLIDGRSANAHHSLEDSKVTIINACDLFKQPHRASRPDHIVIILRGLPGSGKSYLAKALRDLEVENGANAPRIHSMDDYFMIEVEKKLEDKEGSKSSGASKGRRQLTKKVIEYCYEPEMEETYRSSMLKAFKKTLDEGNFTFVIVDDRNLRVADFAQFWATAKHSGYEVYLLEAPYKDPTGCAARNVHGFTLDEIKKMATDWEEAPPLYLQLDIRSLFHDDNLHGHSIQEVDMDTEDIDDAIETTSTTAENSKKAIQEAPHNESHEGFSKPGENWNAEVEDDLDAFKELGQSKWSKDFEDDTEKSENAEGNTHALSGLAQTYSTHKKRVSWGDRLEKGGFSIAATKRKLSSSLVIGPGSGYNLVSNPLAEDNSTGMKGKTNNETKKRFSEQLRDEGQSFRAVFDKRKQRIGVFENGDDE from the exons ATGGACCATCCATGGCGgttccccgccggcgccgacctcTGCCCGGTCTGTTCCGCGCGTCACTTCCCcttctgcccgccgccgcctctcccgcCGCACCCGTTCCCGTATgagctccacccgccgccgccccctcctcatCCCTTCCCGTATgacccccacccgccgccgccgccgccgatgtggGGCCCTCCGGCTCCTGGGCCGCATAACCCGCACCCCTACGAgttcgccggcggggaggggcCCCACAAGCGGATGCGCGTGGGCGAGGCGCCCCCGTTCGATCCGTACGGCttcgcgcccccgccgccgccgggaagggCTTCCGTTGAGGGCGATCGGCTGCTCGGCCTGATCCGGGACCATGGCCACAATCCACTTCCTGGATcggcgtggcgtggcgagcCGTGCCCGCCTGATGCCGGCTTTGGTTATGGAGGAGTCAGATGCTATCCTTCTCCGTACCCGCAGGGAGGTGATTTTGCGAATTTCAACCATGCTGGAAGGTTGCCACCTCCAGTGCCTCTGCATGATATGAACCATGGCTTTGGTCAAGGTTTTGCACCGGGAGGAGGGCCTCACGAGAAGTATCTCGACAGTGCCGATCATCGTTACTGTCAGTTCCACCCAGAGGAATTGCCTGGCGTGCCACCGCCCCCTCCACTGCCTCCATATGCTGAGACAGATGCTATTCCACAGCCCCCGGAGCCTCCATTTCCTTCTCACAGGGATTACCGTGCCGCACCACCACGGCCGGCTGCAAATTCGTCATTGTTTCCTGTCCTTTCCGGTTCTCCAGCCATGGCAGTTATTCCACCTAGCAGTCGCACCTTGCCTCAAGCTCAGTCGATGCCAAATGCAAACTGCTACGACGGACACATCAATGATGAG GGGCAAGGTTTGATTTATCGACCATTGTCAGAGCAGCACTTGATAGATGGAAGGTCAGCCAATGCACATCATTCTTTGGAAGATTCCAAGGTCACAATCATCAATGCATGCGATCTGTTCAAGCAACCACATCGTGCTTCACGTCCTGACCatattgttatcatcctccGAGGGCTTCCAG GTAGTGGAAAGAGCTATCTGGCAAAGGCATTGCGTGATCTTGAAGTTGAGAATGGTGCAAATGCACCTAGAATCCACTCCATGGATGATTATTTCATGATTGAAGTTGAGAAG AAATTGGAAGACAAAGAAGGCTCTAAATCTTCTGGTGCATCAAAAGGGAGAAGGCAGCTGACCAAGAAAGTGATTGAGTACTGTTATGAGCCGGAAATGGAGGAG ACTTACAGGTCAAGCATGTtgaaggcatttaagaagaccCTTGACGAAGGAAATTTTACATTTGTGATTG TGGATGACCGCAATCTGCGGGTAGCTGATTTTGCTCAATTTTGGGCAACTGCGAAG CACTCGGGCTATGAGGTGTACTTGCTGGAGGCACCATACAAGGATCCAACG GGCTGTGCTGCGAGGAATGTGCACGGATTTACATTGGACGAGATAAAAAAGATGGCAACAGACTGGGAAGAGGCTCCACCACTGTATCTGCAGCTGGATATACGG TCGTTATTCCATGATGATAATCTCCATGGCCACTCTATACAAGAG GTAGATATGGACACAGAGGACATTGATGATGCTATTGAAACAACTAGTACCACTGCCGAAAACTCAAAGAAGGCTATACAGGAAGCACCACATAATGAATCACATGAAG GTTTCTCAAAGCCAGGAGAGAATTGGAATGCAGAAGTAGAAGATGATCTGGATGCCTTCAAAGAGCTAGGACAGAGTAAATGGTCAAAAGATTTTGAGGATGACACTGAGAAGTCTGAAAATGCGGAGGGAAATACACATGCTCTTTCTGGCCTGGCCCAGACATATAGCACTCATAAGAAAAGAGTCAGTTGGGGTGATCGG CTTGAAAAGGGTGGGTTTTCCATTGCTGCAACTAAAAGAAAACTCTCTTCATCATTAGTCATAGGGCCTGGATCAGGGTACAATTTG GTCTCCAATCCATTGGCTGAAGATAATTCCACAGGGATGAAAGGGAAGACCAACAACGAGACCAAGAAAAGGTTTAGTGAGCAACTTCGTGATGAAGGTCAATCCTTCAGGGCAGTTTTTGACAAGAGAAAGCAGCGCATTGGAGTTTTCGAGAATGGAGACGATGAGTAA